One stretch of Anguilla anguilla isolate fAngAng1 chromosome 5, fAngAng1.pri, whole genome shotgun sequence DNA includes these proteins:
- the LOC118227551 gene encoding transcription factor 12-like isoform X3 gives MYCAYPVPGVGSNSLMYYYNGKSVYAPSPNTEDFSRDSPSFPSPKPPGSMFASTFFDGTHNSSDPWNSSNGISQPGYGGMLGGSSSHMPQSGNYGSLHSHDRLNYPPHSVSPADISASLPPMSSFHRGGSSVAPPFVSASHTPPISAAESILAAGSRGNAAGGSQTGDALGKALASIYSPDHTSSSFPSNPSTPVGSPSSLTGTAGTAAGTAGTNQWSRAAGQTPSSPSYENSLHSLSRMEDRLDRLDDAIHVLRNHAVGSTASLPGDMHSLLGQAHNGPIASIGANFPAAGLVASRTASMGAAHREEATSLNSNHTGLPSSGPAPSSDLNHQADSFRALAVGLARHVTGLELKLENQEKDEMHENHSSDDLKSDDESDKRDIKTPRGGTRTSSINEDEDLNPEQKAERERERRMANNARERLRVRDINEAFKELGRMCQLHLKSEKPQTKLLILHQAVAVILNLEQQVRERNLNPKAACLKRREEEKVSAVSADPQQGHPAVHPSLTDTSNPMGHL, from the exons GTTTACGCGCCGTCTCCCAACACGGAAGACTTCAGCAGAGACTCGCCCTCCTTCCCGTCGCCCAAGCCTCCGGGGAGCATGTTCGCAAGCACTTTCTTCG ATGGGACCCACAATTCCTCTGACCCCTGGAACTCTTCGAACGGGATCAGTCAGCCCGGCTACGGGGGGATGCTGGGAGGATCGTCATCTCACATGCCACAGTCTGGAAACTACGGCAGCCTGCACTCGCACGATCGCCTG AACTACCCGCCCCACTCCGTGTCCCCCGCCGACATCAGCGCCAGTCTTCCTCCCATGTCCAGCTTCCACCGCGGCGGCAGCTCCGTCGCCCCGCCCTTCGTCAGCGCCTCGCACACCCCGCCCATCAGCGCCGCCGAGAGCATCCTGG CCGCAGGGAGCCGGGGGAACGCCGCGGGAGGCTCGCAAACTGGAGACGCGCTGGGCAAAGCCCTGGCCTCG ATTTATTCACCTGACCACACCAGCAGTAGTTTTCCATCCAATCCCTCGACGCCGGTAGGATCCCCGTCCTCCCTCACTGGCACAGCTGGCACGGCGGCGGGCACAGCAG gCACCAATCAGTGGTCCAGAGCAGCTGGACAGACGCCTTCATCTCCCAGCTATGAGAACTCTCTGCACTCCCTG TCTCGGATGGAGGACCGGCTCGACAGGCTGGACGATGCCATCCACGTCCTGCGGAATCATGCTGTGGGATCCACTGCCAGTCTGCCCGGTGACATGCACAGCCTTCTGGGACAAGCACACAACGGGCCAATCGCGTCCATCGGAGCAAACTTCCCTGCAGCAGGATTGGTCGCCAGTCGGACAGCGTCTATG GGCGCAGCTCATCGGGAGGAGGCCACCAGCCTGAACAGCAATCACACGGGGCTGCCCagctctggccccgcccccagctcaGACCTCAATCACCAGGCAGACAGCTTCAGAG CTCTGGCGGTAGGGCTGGCCAGGCACGTGACCGGCCTGGAACTGAAGTTGGAGAACCAGGAGAAGGACGAGATGCACGAGAACCACTCCTCAGACGACCTCAAGTCAGACGACGAGAGCGACAAGAGGGACATCAAGACACCGCGAGGAGGGACCCGCACAAG CAGCATCAACGAGGACGAGGACCTGAACCCCGAGCAGAAGGCGGAGCGCGAGCGCGAGAGGAGGATGGCCAACAACGCCCGCGAGCGGCTGCGGGTGCGCGACATCAACGAGGCCTTCAAGGAGCTGGGCCGCATGTGCCAGCTGCACCTGAAGAGCGAGAAGCCGCAGACCAAGCTGCTCATCCTGCACCAGGCCGTGGCCGTAATACTGAACCTAGAGCAACAGGTCAGAG AGCGGAACCTGAACCCCAAAGCTGCCTGCCTtaagaggagggaagaggagaaggtGTCCGCCGTGTCGGCCGACCCCCAGCAAGGGCACCCCGCCGTCCACCCCAGCCTCACCGACACATCCAACCCCATGGGCCACCTCTGA